From Candidatus Omnitrophota bacterium, a single genomic window includes:
- a CDS encoding transketolase family protein: protein MAEVKVKMEATRDGFGKALVALGERDKNVVVLSADLTESVRANWFKDKFPERFVSHGVAEQDMICAAAGFALSGKIPFACTFGAFASGRAWDQVRVSVAYMNLNVNIAGSHGGISVGEDGATHQALEEIALMRIIPNMTVVVPADGREAFEATVQAAAIPGPVYLRLGRAKVPYIENEGTFTIGKANVLTEGDDVAIIACGHLVHPALQAAKTLEAQHINAMVVNLHTIKPMDRDAVINAAKRTGAVLTVEEHTVFGGMGSAVAEVLVQEVPVPMKMMGINDKFGQSGSPEELYSYFGLTESDIVREAGMLVKRKQAR, encoded by the coding sequence ATGGCCGAGGTGAAAGTCAAGATGGAAGCTACAAGGGATGGGTTCGGTAAGGCTTTGGTCGCGTTAGGTGAGCGGGACAAGAATGTGGTCGTCCTGTCAGCTGACCTTACGGAGTCTGTAAGGGCTAACTGGTTCAAGGACAAGTTCCCGGAACGTTTTGTGAGCCACGGTGTGGCGGAACAGGACATGATATGCGCGGCGGCAGGATTCGCCCTTTCCGGTAAAATACCATTCGCGTGTACGTTCGGTGCCTTCGCCAGCGGGCGTGCCTGGGACCAGGTACGCGTATCGGTGGCTTATATGAACCTTAACGTGAACATAGCTGGAAGTCATGGTGGTATATCCGTCGGCGAGGATGGAGCTACACATCAGGCCCTGGAAGAGATAGCCCTTATGAGGATAATCCCCAATATGACAGTAGTGGTCCCCGCGGATGGCAGGGAAGCTTTTGAGGCTACCGTCCAGGCGGCTGCTATACCCGGTCCGGTATATTTAAGGCTGGGTCGGGCCAAAGTCCCGTACATAGAGAACGAGGGGACGTTCACGATCGGGAAAGCCAATGTGCTGACAGAAGGCGATGACGTGGCGATAATAGCTTGTGGCCATCTTGTTCATCCCGCGCTCCAGGCCGCAAAGACATTGGAAGCGCAGCATATAAATGCTATGGTCGTTAACCTGCATACGATAAAGCCCATGGATAGGGACGCGGTGATAAATGCCGCTAAAAGGACAGGTGCGGTACTTACGGTGGAAGAACATACGGTCTTCGGTGGGATGGGAAGTGCCGTGGCCGAGGTACTGGTACAGGAAGTCCCGGTGCCTATGAAGATGATGGGCATTAACGATAAATTCGGCCAGAGTGGCAGCCCCGAAGAACTTTACTCGTATTTCGGATTAACGGAAAGCGATATAGTCAGGGAAGCCGGTATGCTCGTAAAGAGGAAACAGGCCAGATAG
- the ispE gene encoding 4-(cytidine 5'-diphospho)-2-C-methyl-D-erythritol kinase, translating to MDITAPAKVNLYLKVVGKREDGYHEIETVFEKISLSDELSVQPTRTRNRITCNDPEVPTGEGLLSRTISEFNSRIDADYKFKVHLNKKIPISAGLGGGSSDAAALLKAVNHLAGNPLNSNELMEIGALLGSDVPFFLQESAFAYAEGRGEVISPMGSSAEINHIIINPPFGISTKSVYSRVSSLSLTKEKGVDKLFTAFLREKNILSIAENLHNDLQAIVLRDFPEISELLTELKRSGAKGELLSGSGSSVFGIFEPELVPEARERLVRIFPEERGWKIFAVNTFDGE from the coding sequence ATGGATATCACTGCGCCAGCTAAGGTCAATCTTTATCTTAAAGTAGTCGGTAAGAGGGAAGACGGCTATCATGAGATAGAGACCGTATTCGAGAAGATATCATTATCCGATGAACTTTCGGTCCAGCCAACCCGCACGAGGAATAGAATAACCTGCAACGACCCGGAAGTCCCTACAGGTGAAGGTCTGTTAAGCCGGACCATCTCAGAGTTCAATAGCCGTATAGACGCGGACTATAAGTTCAAGGTCCACCTCAACAAAAAAATACCAATAAGCGCTGGTCTGGGGGGAGGATCGAGCGACGCGGCTGCCCTTCTTAAGGCGGTCAACCACCTGGCCGGCAATCCATTGAATTCGAACGAACTTATGGAAATAGGGGCGCTCTTGGGGTCAGATGTCCCGTTCTTCCTCCAGGAATCAGCTTTTGCTTATGCTGAGGGCCGGGGTGAAGTGATCTCCCCGATGGGGTCCAGCGCCGAGATCAACCACATCATAATTAATCCACCTTTTGGTATTTCAACAAAAAGTGTGTATTCAAGGGTATCTTCTTTAAGCTTGACAAAAGAAAAAGGGGTTGATAAACTATTCACCGCTTTTTTAAGAGAGAAAAATATTTTGAGTATTGCGGAAAATCTCCATAACGATTTGCAGGCAATAGTATTACGAGATTTTCCAGAGATAAGTGAGCTGCTGACTGAACTTAAGAGATCCGGAGCAAAAGGCGAGCTTTTGTCCGGGAGTGGGTCCAGTGTGTTCGGTATTTTTGAGCCGGAACTCGTTCCCGAGGCCAGAGAACGCCTCGTCCGTATTTTTCCGGAAGAGCGAGGTTGGAAGATATTCGCTGTCAATACTTTCGACGGTGAATAA
- a CDS encoding septation protein SpoVG family protein, protein MKITEVRIFPTESKDGKLKAFATMTFDDWFVVRNIKVIQGNSGLFVAMPSRKAMDSCPKCRTKNVVGSKYCNQCGSDLPPQRTDEQQDTQGNHMDIAHPITQECRVYIQEKILEAYNREKGAPAQEMAVKADPVPVEKASAPVQEPIPESPAPAKKEESGIGASGIEEANDIEL, encoded by the coding sequence ATGAAGATCACGGAGGTAAGGATATTCCCCACGGAAAGCAAAGACGGCAAGCTGAAGGCCTTTGCGACAATGACATTCGATGACTGGTTCGTTGTGCGCAACATCAAGGTCATTCAGGGCAATAGCGGGCTTTTTGTGGCCATGCCCTCAAGGAAGGCCATGGATTCCTGCCCTAAATGTCGCACCAAGAACGTAGTGGGCAGTAAATATTGTAACCAATGTGGGTCCGATCTTCCCCCGCAGCGAACGGACGAACAGCAGGATACGCAGGGTAACCATATGGATATCGCGCATCCCATAACCCAGGAATGCAGGGTATATATACAGGAAAAGATATTGGAAGCTTATAACAGGGAAAAAGGCGCGCCGGCCCAGGAAATGGCGGTAAAGGCCGACCCGGTACCCGTAGAGAAAGCCTCCGCGCCGGTACAGGAACCAATACCGGAAAGTCCGGCTCCCGCGAAAAAAGAAGAGAGCGGTATAGGGGCCTCTGGCATAGAAGAGGCGAACGACATCGAGCTCTGA
- a CDS encoding NTP transferase domain-containing protein, whose translation MKKTIAIVLAAGLGTRMNSDLPKVLHKVGARSILSRIVDSLKEAGIEDILIVVGFGAEAVKKEFSGQARFVHQVELLGSGDALKAAAGEIEASGAEKVVVACGDTPLISSATYRELRDMSEASGASCAVLTAEVGDPTGYGRIVRNGTGHVVRIVEEKDAGPAEKDIKEINSGTYCFGVEDLLRFIGEIKRNEKKKEFYLTDIVDILVSKGRKVVAGTCTEREIAGVNSRKDIAAVNKVINDKKINELMASGVTITDPGTTSIDETAVIGRDTVIYPNTVIEKDVRIGGRCSIGPFARLRPGTDVSDNVEIGNFVEICRTSIASGTKVKHHTYLGDTRVGSDVNIGAGTITANYDGGKKNITEIGDGAFIGVGAILIAPVKVGAGSIVGAGSVVTKGRNVAPGETVAGVPARKLKTEKGA comes from the coding sequence ATGAAAAAAACTATCGCTATCGTTCTTGCTGCAGGGTTGGGCACGCGGATGAACTCCGACTTGCCCAAGGTGCTACATAAAGTGGGAGCCCGTTCCATATTATCCAGGATAGTGGATAGCCTTAAGGAAGCCGGAATAGAAGATATCCTGATAGTAGTTGGCTTCGGGGCAGAGGCCGTAAAAAAGGAATTTTCAGGCCAGGCAAGGTTCGTTCATCAGGTCGAGCTTCTTGGCAGCGGTGACGCTCTTAAGGCGGCGGCTGGGGAAATAGAAGCTTCAGGGGCCGAGAAAGTGGTAGTGGCGTGCGGAGATACGCCGCTGATAAGTTCCGCGACATACCGTGAGTTAAGGGATATGTCCGAAGCATCCGGGGCCAGTTGCGCGGTGCTGACCGCCGAAGTAGGTGACCCGACCGGTTACGGCAGGATAGTGAGGAATGGGACCGGACATGTGGTCAGGATAGTGGAAGAGAAAGATGCCGGGCCCGCGGAGAAGGACATTAAGGAGATAAATTCCGGCACATACTGTTTTGGTGTGGAAGATCTTTTGCGGTTCATAGGAGAGATAAAGCGGAACGAAAAGAAAAAAGAGTTCTATCTTACCGACATCGTGGATATACTTGTGTCCAAAGGCAGGAAGGTGGTTGCCGGGACATGCACCGAACGGGAGATAGCGGGAGTGAACTCAAGGAAAGATATAGCGGCTGTGAACAAGGTGATCAACGATAAAAAAATAAATGAATTAATGGCTTCCGGGGTCACCATAACGGACCCGGGAACGACAAGCATTGACGAGACGGCGGTCATAGGCCGGGATACCGTCATATACCCCAACACGGTGATAGAGAAAGACGTAAGGATCGGCGGGCGATGCAGTATAGGTCCTTTCGCGAGGTTGCGTCCTGGGACGGATGTTTCCGACAATGTCGAGATAGGTAACTTTGTTGAGATATGCAGGACAAGCATTGCTTCCGGGACAAAGGTCAAACATCATACTTATCTGGGAGACACGAGGGTTGGCAGCGATGTTAACATAGGAGCTGGTACCATAACGGCGAACTATGACGGCGGAAAGAAGAATATTACCGAGATCGGGGACGGGGCCTTTATCGGGGTGGGAGCCATTCTTATCGCGCCCGTTAAAGTGGGAGCGGGATCCATTGTAGGCGCTGGTAGTGTCGTGACCAAAGGCAGGAACGTGGCTCCGGGTGAAACTGTAGCGGGAGTTCCCGCAAGAAAGCTGAAAACGGAAAAAGGGGCATGA
- a CDS encoding ribose-phosphate pyrophosphokinase, translated as MDKVKIFTGNGNPELAKKICKSLNLKLGDSEVIRFSDGETRVKIKDNVRGADVFVVQPTCYPANENLMELLIMIDALRRSSAKRITAVLPYFGYARQDRKDQPRVPITAKLVANLLTRAGANRIITIDLHAGQIQGFFDIPLDHLYAVSIFAEYFKKKKITDIVVVSPDVGGIKMARAYAKRFDAGLAIVDKRRISDVKAEVMHIMGDVQGKNVILVDDIVATAGSLTEAAAALKKNGAKDIYVAVTHAVLCGPAMERLKGAPIKEFVVTDTIPLPLEKKMKNIKQLSVAQLLGEAIRRIRKEQSISALFE; from the coding sequence ATGGATAAGGTAAAGATCTTTACCGGGAACGGCAATCCCGAGCTGGCGAAGAAAATATGTAAGAGCCTCAATCTTAAGCTTGGGGATTCCGAGGTGATACGTTTTTCCGACGGGGAGACCAGGGTCAAGATAAAAGATAACGTCCGCGGTGCCGATGTTTTTGTCGTCCAGCCTACGTGCTATCCCGCGAACGAGAATCTTATGGAGCTTCTCATAATGATCGACGCGTTGAGAAGGTCCTCGGCCAAGCGTATAACGGCGGTACTTCCGTATTTCGGGTATGCCCGCCAGGACAGGAAAGACCAGCCCAGGGTCCCGATAACGGCGAAGCTGGTAGCCAATCTTCTGACCCGCGCGGGAGCGAACCGCATCATAACCATAGACCTGCATGCCGGGCAGATACAGGGCTTTTTCGATATCCCGCTGGACCATCTATATGCTGTAAGTATATTCGCGGAATATTTCAAAAAGAAAAAGATCACGGATATAGTTGTTGTCTCCCCCGATGTTGGAGGGATAAAGATGGCGCGGGCTTACGCTAAACGTTTTGACGCGGGGCTGGCAATAGTGGACAAGAGGCGCATAAGCGATGTAAAGGCCGAGGTCATGCATATCATGGGCGATGTTCAGGGGAAGAATGTTATACTTGTGGACGACATCGTAGCTACGGCGGGAAGCCTTACTGAGGCGGCCGCGGCCCTGAAAAAGAACGGCGCGAAGGACATATATGTCGCGGTAACACATGCCGTTCTGTGTGGTCCGGCCATGGAAAGGCTTAAAGGAGCCCCGATAAAAGAATTCGTGGTAACGGATACCATACCGCTCCCGCTGGAGAAGAAAATGAAGAACATAAAACAGCTTTCTGTCGCCCAGCTTCTTGGAGAGGCGATACGGCGTATCAGGAAGGAACAGTCGATAAGCGCGTTATTCGAGTAA
- a CDS encoding 50S ribosomal protein L25, translated as MEKIMLKAEIREELGKSAAHHVRKEGKVPAVIYKDGQVGVNVQVDNRALWHAVHTEAGENAIITLNISGNGAPESKTVIVQDIQTDPLNDTFVHVDFHEISLTEKIKVNIPVAVKGESVGVKDEDGVLTQTIWEIEVECLPTDIPEHINIDVTGLAMGDAIHVSDVPPIPGVKILEDPETVIVSVHHHEAEPEEEAATTVEGEEPELIKKGKKEEEGAEGEEPAE; from the coding sequence ATGGAAAAAATAATGTTGAAAGCTGAGATACGGGAAGAATTGGGGAAAAGCGCGGCGCATCATGTCAGGAAGGAAGGGAAGGTCCCCGCTGTCATATACAAGGACGGGCAGGTTGGAGTGAACGTTCAAGTGGACAACAGGGCATTGTGGCATGCCGTACACACGGAAGCCGGTGAGAACGCCATAATCACATTGAACATATCCGGGAATGGCGCGCCGGAAAGTAAAACTGTTATTGTGCAGGACATCCAGACGGATCCCCTTAACGATACGTTCGTGCACGTGGACTTTCACGAGATATCGCTTACCGAAAAGATCAAGGTCAACATCCCGGTCGCCGTTAAGGGCGAATCGGTAGGGGTAAAGGACGAAGATGGTGTCCTGACCCAGACGATATGGGAGATCGAGGTGGAATGTCTGCCAACGGATATTCCTGAGCACATAAACATTGACGTGACCGGACTTGCCATGGGGGACGCGATACATGTATCCGATGTACCGCCTATACCCGGTGTCAAGATACTGGAGGACCCGGAAACGGTCATAGTGTCAGTGCATCACCATGAGGCGGAGCCGGAAGAAGAAGCGGCCACGACCGTTGAAGGGGAAGAGCCCGAGCTTATAAAGAAGGGTAAGAAGGAAGAAGAAGGGGCTGAGGGAGAAGAACCTGCCGAATAG
- the pth gene encoding aminoacyl-tRNA hydrolase: MKIVVGLGNPGLRYRNTRHNAGFMVVEKVAAKHGLKIKKKGFGGAYGAGRVCDAEVMFFEPLTYMNLSGEAVSAVCSAKLEDPKELLVVSDDFNIPFGSIRLRSSGSAGGHNGLRSIIEHMGEGFARLRVGIGSNMPPEGDMSGFVLSRFSKEERGQLDTILDESVEKVELWLKKGVLPSA; the protein is encoded by the coding sequence ATGAAGATTGTTGTGGGGCTCGGGAATCCCGGATTACGCTACAGGAATACTCGCCATAACGCCGGGTTCATGGTGGTGGAGAAAGTAGCCGCTAAACATGGGCTTAAGATCAAAAAGAAAGGCTTTGGCGGGGCGTACGGAGCGGGCAGGGTATGTGATGCTGAAGTGATGTTCTTTGAACCGCTAACATATATGAATCTTTCAGGGGAAGCTGTATCAGCTGTTTGTTCCGCAAAGCTCGAAGATCCAAAAGAGCTCCTGGTAGTAAGTGATGATTTTAATATCCCGTTTGGCAGTATACGTTTACGCTCCAGTGGATCTGCCGGAGGGCATAACGGGCTCAGGTCGATAATCGAGCATATGGGGGAAGGCTTTGCCCGGTTAAGGGTTGGGATAGGAAGTAATATGCCGCCCGAAGGGGATATGTCCGGTTTTGTGCTATCCAGATTTTCGAAAGAAGAGAGAGGGCAGCTTGATACCATTCTGGACGAGTCCGTAGAAAAAGTGGAATTATGGCTAAAAAAAGGTGTTTTACCCTCCGCTTGA
- the rpsF gene encoding 30S ribosomal protein S6: MENKISYSGLFIVTPEKEEAIDEIKGCITSIITENSGNIVKENMMGKRTLAYPIKKKATGIYYEVTFTAPPESVGDMMRLFRINTDILRTLIEKNV, from the coding sequence ATGGAAAACAAAATATCGTATTCGGGACTGTTTATCGTAACACCGGAAAAAGAGGAAGCGATAGACGAGATAAAAGGATGTATAACCTCAATTATCACCGAAAATTCCGGCAACATAGTGAAGGAAAATATGATGGGGAAGAGGACTCTTGCCTATCCTATTAAGAAAAAAGCGACCGGTATTTACTACGAGGTCACCTTTACTGCCCCTCCGGAATCGGTAGGTGATATGATGCGTCTTTTCCGTATAAACACGGATATATTGAGGACGCTTATTGAGAAGAATGTATAA